From Oryza brachyantha chromosome 9, ObraRS2, whole genome shotgun sequence, a single genomic window includes:
- the LOC102706873 gene encoding protein TPX2, giving the protein MEKTRKATSPKSSMTSSTGPKSPVRNGGSPPHKKNTTEFRGRKNEPQIFRKGGQDSISQEESKRRSPTSQTSPKRSSPKHEQPLSYLRLHTEERAIRRAGFNYQVASKINTMEIIRRFEEKLSKVMEEREIKMMRKEMVPKAQLMPAFDKPFHPQRSTRPLTVPKEPSFLRLKCCIGGEFHRHFCYNAKAIK; this is encoded by the exons ATGGAAAAGACAAGGAAGGCCACCTCCCCTAAG AGCTCAATGACTAGTAGCACAGGGCCCAAGAGCCCAGTAAGGAATGGAGGATCTCCTCCTCATAAGAAGAACACTACGGAG TTTCGAGGACGGAAAAATGAACCGCAAATCTTCCGTAAGGGTGGTCAAGACTCGATAAGTCAGGAAGAAAGCAAACGCCGTTCTCCAACTTCACAGACATCACCCAag AGATCATCACCAAAACATGAGCAGCCACTGAGCTACTTAAGGCTTCACACTGAGGAGAGAGCAATCAGGCGAGCTGGCTTCAACTATCAG GTTGCAAGCAAGATAAATACCATGGAAATTATCCGTAGATTTGAGGAGAAGTTGTCAAAG GTGATGGAGGAGCGTGAGATCAAGATGATGAGGAAGGAGATGGTTCCAAAGGCCCAACTCATGCCAGCATTTGACAAGCCATTCCACCCACAAAG GTCGACGAGGCCCCTGACCGTTCCAAAGGAGCCCAGCTTCCTGAGGCTGAAGTGCTGCATTGGAGGAGAGTTCCATCGCCATTTTTGCTACAATGCCAAGGCCATCAAATAA